In Vitis riparia cultivar Riparia Gloire de Montpellier isolate 1030 chromosome 19, EGFV_Vit.rip_1.0, whole genome shotgun sequence, the following proteins share a genomic window:
- the LOC117908236 gene encoding disease resistance RPP13-like protein 4 — MSEDFLEFLRNKFIDGLAEAEDQGRQLPMNRQFQGIRGVLLRKDITSSTPTQMIQMRNTLYRLLAVYTDCLIFSEKHPIPSTKFLLPFYNLFHFWFLKSTKEVLVRIKGDLGLYPCIEDSNGSPDHSEDQESQSHDPENQSQIWYPHVSEIRGFDRQFSKIRNWLLQSDEGFQDIAIVGIGGLGKTALARQLFYDEHIQGAFFPTLWTSLSGKIDADIDLKQVVKDMLVELTTEHGHEKSCSTEEPLSSLGRRLLGKKYLIVLDGIWDETRDWYFSLGQALNWPDRDCNIQFGRDQKRNGNTVIITTRLEEVAKGMVGDKYLHSMEGIIEGLGGMCGVFYMPLVPFQFWN, encoded by the coding sequence ATGTCGGAAGATTTTTTAGAGTTTCTGAGGAATAAATTCATTGATGGCTTAGCGGAAGCAGAGGATCAAGGGAGGCAACTGCCTATGAATCGTCAATTTCAAGGGATTCGGGGCGTTTTGCTTAGAAAGGACATCACCTCATCCACGCCTAcccaaatgatccaaatgagGAATACGCTCTACCGGCTCCTCGCTGTGTACACCGACTGCCTCATCTTCTCGGAGAAGCATCCAATCCCAAGCACCAAGTTTCTCTTGCCTTTCTACAATCTCTTCCACTTCTGGTTTCTCAAAAGCACCAAGGAGGTGCTGGTGCGAATCAAGGGAGATCTTGGTCTGTATCCGTGCATAGAAGACTCCAATGGCTCACCCGATCATAGTGAGGATCAAGAAAGTCAAAGTCATGATCCAGAAAATCAAAGTCAAATTTGGTATCCTCATGTGTCGGAGATACGAGGTTTTGATAGACAATTCTCAAAAATCCGAAATTGGCTTCTGCAATCTGATGAGGGATTCCAGGACATTGCAATTGTTGGGATTGGAGGTTTAGGCAAGACAGCTCTTGCCCGACAACTTTTTTATGACGAACATATTCAGGGTGCCTTTTTCCCCACACTTTGGACCAGCTTATCAGGAAAGATTGATGCAGACATAGACTTAAAGCAAGTTGTGAAAGACATGTTAGTGGAGTTGACTACTGAGCATGGACATGAAAAGAGTTGTAGCACTGAGGAGCCGTTGTCCTCCCTTGGCCGTCGGTTGTTGGGTAAAAAGTACTTGATTGTGCTTGATGGCATATGGGATGAAACCAGAGATTGGTATTTCAGTCTAGGCCAGGCATTGAACTGGCCTGATAGGGATTGCAATATCCAATTTGGTAGAGACCAGAAAAGAAATGGGAATACGGTTATCATTACTACTAGACTTGAGGAAGTGGCAAAAGGGATGGTGGGTGATAAGTATCTGCATAGCATGGAAGGAATCATTGAAGGGTTAGGGGGCATGTGTGGTGTTTTTTATATGCCATTGGTTCCATTTCAGTTTtggaattaa